In Primulina huaijiensis isolate GDHJ02 chromosome 16, ASM1229523v2, whole genome shotgun sequence, a single genomic region encodes these proteins:
- the LOC140961405 gene encoding triacylglycerol lipase SDP1-like has protein sequence MDISNDASVDPFSIGPSTLFGRMIAFRILFCKSLSHFRHQIFRTLLICFYKSRNILREFLAPVVSWFHPRNPQGILVMVMVIAFSLKRYTNLKMRAEMAYKRKFWRNMMRSALTYDEWAHAAKMLDKETFRMNESDLYDEELVRNKLQELRHRRQDGSLRDIMFCMRADLVRNLGNMCNPELHKERLQVPRLIKEYIDEVTTQLRMVCDFDSEELLLEEKLAFMHETRHAFGRTALLLSGGASLGAFHVGVVKTLVEHKVLPRIIAGSSVGSVMCSVVATRSWPELQSFFEDSWHSIQFFDQLGGIFTVSKRIVTQGAVHEIRQLQMMLRHLTNNLTFQEAYDMTGRILGITVCSPRKHEPPRCLNYLTSPHVVIWSAVTASCAFPGLFEAQELMAKDRSGEIVPYHPPFHLEPDVASGAASRRWRDGSLEIDLPMMQLKELFNVNHFIVSQANPHIAPLLRVKEIVRAYGGNFAAKFAQLVEMEVKHRCNQILELGFPLGGIAKLFAQDWEGDVTVVMPVTLAQLAKIIQNPSYVELQKAANQGRRCIWEKLSAIKANCAIELALDECVAILNHMRRLKRSAERAAAASHGLASTVRFNASKRIPSWNVIARENSTGSLEDDLLADVESSFHQVVGTGRNVAAHQSAHDGSDSESESVDLNTWTRSGGPLMRTTSADKFVDFVQNLETDSRMNRNYLRVQISGRDQIHLCSSVTTPDRTSDTEFDQVDLNNRALPGTGSSIMVAEGDFLQPERIHNGIVFNVVRKESLTPSNKSSHDSDHNSSPHDSVAECVQLDSLEKEMDISSVSENEDDVREGHLSVDDVDSSGIPNDRNSSGSICDKHAMDG, from the exons ATGGATATAAGTAATGATGCAAGTGTTGATCCATTCTCGATCGGACCTTCAACTCTGTTTGGTCGAATGATTGCTTTCAGAATTCTCTTTTGTAAGTCTCTATCACATTTTAGGCACCAAATCTTTCGAACGCTGTTAATATGCTTTTACAAATCGAGGAACATTTTGAGGGAGTTTCTAGCACCGGTAGTCTCGTGGTTTCATCCTCGAAATCCACAGGGGATTTTAGTTATGGTGATGGTGATTGCTTTTTCGTTGAAGCGATACACCAATCTGAAAATGAGGGCGGAAATGGCCTATAAGAGGAAGTTTTGGAGGAATATGATGAGATCTGCTTTGACTTATGACGAGTGGGCTCATGCTGCGAAGATGCTTGATAAGGAGACGTTTAGAATGAACGAATCGGATCTCTATGATGAGGAGCTTGTAAGAAATAAACTTCAAGAGCTCCGCCACCGTCGTCAAGATGGTTCGCTTCGAGATATTATGTTTTGTATGAGGGCTGACCTCGTGCGAAATCTTGGTAATATGTGCAACCCTGAGCTTCACAAGGAGAGGCTACAGGTACCGAGACTCATAAAGGAGTACATAGATGAGGTCACAACCCAATTAAGAATGGTCTGTGACTTTGATTCAGAAGAGCTTCTATTGGAGGAGAAGCTTGCTTTTATGCATGAGACTAGACATGCCTTTGGTAGAACCGCTTTGCTATTAAGCGGTGGGGCTTCTTTGGGAGCTTTTCATGTGGGGGTTGTCAAAACTTTGGTAGAGCACAAAGTTTTACCTCGGATAATTGCCGGCTCTAGTGTGGGATCGGTGATGTGTTCTGTTGTTGCCACTAGATCTTGGCCAGAGCTTCAAAGTTTCTTTGAGGATTCTTGGCATTCTATTCAATTTTTTGACCAGTTGGGTGGGATTTTTACGGTTTCCAAAAGGATTGTGACGCAAGGTGCTGTTCATGAGATTAGGCAATTGCAGATGATGCTGAGGCATCTTACAAACAATCTAACTTTTCAAGAAGCTTACGACATGACAGGGAGAATCTTGGGCATTACAGTTTGCTCCCCGAGAAAGCATGAACCACCGAGATGCCTCAATTACTTGACCTCACCTCATGTCGTTATATGGAGTGCAGTGACAGCTTCTTGTGCGTTTCCTGGTCTATTTGAAGCTCAAGAACTAATGGCCAAGGATAGGTCTGGTGAAATTGTGCCTTACCATCCACCCTTTCATTTGGAACCTGATGTGGCTTCTGGTGCAGCGTCACGTCGCTGGCGGGATGGTAGCTTGGAGATTGATTTGCCGATGATGCAGTTGAAAGAACTCTTCAATGTCAATCATTTTATTGTGAGTCAGGCAAATCCTCATATCGCACCTTTACTGAGGGTGAAAGAGATTGTTAGAGCTTATGGAGGCAACTTTGCTGCAAag TTTGCCCAACTAGTTGAGATGGAGGTGAAACACAGATGCAATCAAATATTGGAGCTTGGTTTTCCATTGGGGGGAATCGCTAAGCTTTTTGCTCAGGACTGGGAGGGTGATGTAACTGTTGTAATGCCTGTAACTCTTGCTCAG TTAGCAAAAATTATACAGAACCCATCGTACGTTGAACTTCAAAAGGCAGCAAACCAAGGCAGAAGATGCATCTGGGAGAAGCTGTCAGCGATAAAAGCCAACTGTGCAATCGAGCTTGCTCTTGATGAGTGTGTTGCCATACTTAACCATATGCGAAGGTTGAAGAGAAGTGCTGAAAGAGCAGCTGCCGCTTCTCACGGTCTAGCCAGCACAGTCCGATTCAATGCATCCAAAAGAATCCCTTCTTGGAACGTCATTGCTCGAGAAAATTCAACGGGCTCCCTGGAAGATGACCTTCTAGCAGATGTCGAGTCATCTTTTCACCAAGTAGTTGGCACAGGCAGAAACGTGGCTGCACACCAAAGCGCCCATGACGGAAGTGACAGTGAATCTGAAAGCGTTGATCTCAACACTTGGACACGATCTGGCGGTCCCTTGATGAGAACAACTTCGGCAGACAAGTTTGTCGACTTTGTACAGAATCTTGAGACTGATTCAAGGATGAACAGAAACTACCTTCGAGTCCAGATTTCGGGAAGAGATCAAATCCATCTATGCTCGAGTGTTACAACACCAGATAGAACATCTGATACAGAATTTGATCAGGTAGATTTGAATAACCGAGCTCTTCCTGGCACGGGTTCAAGCATTATGGTGGCCGAAGGAGATTTTTTGCAGCCTGAAAGAATTCACAATGGTATAGTGTTCAATGTCGTGAGAAAGGAATCCTTGACACCATCAAATAAGAGTAGTCATGATTCAGACCATAATAGCTCGCCACACGATTCAGTCGCAGAGTGTGTGCAACTCGACTCTCTGGAAAAGGAGATGGATATTAGCTCGGTTTCTGAAAATGAGGACGATGTAAGAGAAGGCCACCTTTCTGTAGATGATGTTGATTCGAGCGGAATCCCGAATGATCGTAATTCTAGTGGCAGTATCTGTGATAAGCATGCTATGGATGGTTGA